Proteins from one Xenopus tropicalis strain Nigerian chromosome 1, UCB_Xtro_10.0, whole genome shotgun sequence genomic window:
- the brap gene encoding BRCA1-associated protein, giving the protein MSVSLVVIRLELADHSRFPVGFQYCAATEMSDEEVKENTLHVAATYLEGKLPVDKTAILHQHIGRREMTDMIIETLGPSPDVKVSSTEKMDEPLAVTNKASMDEQGICAMAVPDSPSKQLPEQITFFSGNPSVEIVHGIMHLYKTNKMTSLKEDVRRSAMLCILTVPATMTSHDLMKFVASFNEVIEHMKIIRDSTPNQYMVLIKFSSQADADSFYMANNGRQFNSIEEDVCQLVYVERAEVLKSEDGASLPVMDLTELPKCTVCLERMDESVNGILTTLCNHSFHSQCLQRWEDTTCPVCRYCQTPEPVEENKCFECGVQENLWICLICGHIGCGRYVSRHAYKHFEETQHTYAMQLTNHRVWDYAGDNYVHRLVASKTDGKIVQYECEGDTCQDEKIDSLQLEYSYLLTSQLESQRIYWENKIVRLEKDTAEEINNMKAKFKETIDKCDSLEHRLNDLSKEKQAVERRCAQLNSKVAKLSTELKEEQEMNKCLRANQTMLQSRLREEEIMRKETCEQKDVQLLEMQEQLRDVMFYLETQQKINHMPADTRQEIQDGQINIASPSSPAASGKLSSRKGRGKRGK; this is encoded by the exons ATGAGTGTTTCACTAGTTGTCATCCGACTGGAGCTTGCGGATCATTCTCGCTTCCCAGTGGGCTTTCAGTATTGTGCTG CCACTGAAATGTCTGATGAAGAAGTCAAAGAAAATACATTGCATGTTGCAGCAACTTACTTGGAAGGGAAGTTGCCAGTGGATAAGACTGCAATTCTGCACCAACACATTGGAAGGAGAGAAATGACGGACATGATAATAGAGACACTAGGCCCCAGCCCAG ATGTTAAGGTGAGTTCTACTGAGAAAATGGATGAACCACTGGCAGTTACCAATAAGGCCAGTATGGATGAACAGGGTATCTGTGCAATGGCAGTTCCTGATTCACCCTCTAAACAACTACCTGAACAGATCACTTTCTTCAGCGGAAATCCTTCAGTGGAAATAGTTCATGGTATTATGCACCTGTATAAAACAAA TAAGATGACATCACTAAAAGAAGATGTCCGACGTAGTGCCATGCTGTGTATACTCACTGTACCGGCTACCATGACCAGTCATGACCTTATGAAATTTGTAGCATCATTTAATGAAGTAATAGAGCATATGAAAATCATCCGGGACTCCACTCCAAATCAGTATATGGTTTTGATAAAATTTAGTTCCCAG GCTGATGCTGAcagtttttacatggcaaataatggTCGCCAATTTAATTCTATTGAAGAAGATGTTTGCCAGCTAGTTTATGTAGAAAGAGCAGAGGTGCTGAAATCTGAAGAC GGTGCCAGCCTCCCAGTAATGGATTTGACTGAGCTTCCAAAATGCACCGTGTGCTTGGAGCGGATGGATGAATCAGTGAATGGAATTCTGACAACACTTTGCAACCACAGCTTTCATAGCCAGTGTTTGCAACGTTGGGAGGACACCAC ATGCCCTGTGTGTAGATACTGCCAAACTCCCGAGCCAGTAGAGGAAAACAAATGCTTTGAATGTGGTGTTCAGGAA AACCTCTGGATCTGTCTAATCTGTGGCCACATTGGATGTGGAAGATATGTAAGTAGGCATGCATATAAGCACTTTGAAGAAACACAACACACCTATGCAATGCAGCTGACAAATCATAGAGTCTGGGATTATGCAGGAG ATAATTATGTCCATCGATTGGTTGCAAGCAAAACAGATGGCAAAATTGTTCAGTATGAATGTGAAGGAGACACCTGCCAGGATGAAAAGATTGATTCTCTACAGCTAGAA TACTCGTACCTTCTCACCAGTCAGCTGGAATCACAACGTATTTACTGGGAGAACAAAATTGTGCGCCTGGAAAAAGATACAGCAGAAGAG ATTAATAACATGAAGGCAAAGTTTAAGGAGACCATAGATAAGTGTGACAGCCTGGAGCATAGACTTAATGACCTGAGCAAAGAGAAACAAGCTGTGGAAAGAAG GTGTGCCCAGTTGAACAGTAAAGTGGCCAAGCTCTCCACTGAGCTGAAAGAAGAGCAAGAAATGAACAAGTGCCTTAGGGCCAATCAAACCATGCTGCAATCCAGGCTTCGAGAAGAGGAAATAATGCGCAAGGAAACCTGCGAGCAGAAGGACGTGCAGCTCTTAGAAATGCAGGAGCAACTGAGAGATGTAATGTTTTACTTGGAAACACAGCAAAAAATAAACCATATGCCTGCAGACACTCGACAGGAGATACAGGATGGCCAGATCAACATAGCATCCCCCAGTTCTCCTGCTGCTTCCGGAAAGCTCTCATCTCGGAAGGGGCGTGGAAAAAGGGGCAAATAA